Proteins from a genomic interval of Lycium ferocissimum isolate CSIRO_LF1 chromosome 2, AGI_CSIRO_Lferr_CH_V1, whole genome shotgun sequence:
- the LOC132045198 gene encoding probable ubiquitin-conjugating enzyme E2 24, whose amino-acid sequence MDTSLSDFDSFSESSSYDDQDYVEYLYGGHACSILSSLEESIGKIDDFLSFERVFMYGDIVCSEKDPSGQMGKVVNVEMTVDLENIYGSKIRDVNSKDLLKIRSISVGDYVVMGPWLGKVEKIVDKITVLFDDGAKSDFSAEGSERLTPISPDLVEDPQYPFYPGQRVQVQSVSASRSTNWLCGMKSGKREQGTIYAVEAGVVHVDWIGCGSLGCEKMPSPPNLQDSEKLTLLSCFSHAKWQLGDCCVLPVADSLRQSIQSSPSCGTMEEDRQLNKASQKSNKSLTVPQVAVISRTRTKVDVLWQDGSVAIGLDSDSVFPVNIVDAHEFWPEQFVLEKGMGDESSVPSPKRWGVVRCVDAKERTVKVKWTTFSLNEPNNYRVEQSEEIVSAYELMDHPDYSYCLGDAVCKFCEDQLFSLDGKSLSTHMFSETGMDCNSDLKNVDTGKDNLDIPSYDHLSCIGIIVGFKDGDIEVKWATGFTSMVAPFEIYRIDKCEAAVSITAPHAENAEPSGVEMNSNESQLSKDEEKDLLKFGGNSESCNESLWDSGSCLLSRTAVGFFSSITSSLFGSLSTSLFGTYQTISEEGQKSRIVDEEEVIEVSNVNAGIPAFEVGDLKASPEMELKQGQETTEGQKDDALPSSSKLPEHFQQFDVVTGFSDHHFADGAGKAQLSQVRRGWLKKVQQEWSILKHDLPESIYVRVYEDRTDLIRAAIIGAPGTPYHDGLFFFDIYLPPDYPHEPPMVYYHSGGLRVNPNLYESGKVCLSLLNTWTGSGNEVWNPKSSTILQVLLSLQALVLNEKPYFNEAGYDAQIGKADGEKNSVSYNENAFLVTCKSMLYLLHKPPKHFEALMGEHFGKRWKHILLACKAYMDGAPVGSAFQPKNEDEEPIKGSSTGFKIMLGKLYPKLVVAFSDKGIDCTQLSD is encoded by the exons ATGGATACATCTCTAAGTGACTTCGATAGTTTCAGCGAGAGCAGCAGTTATGATGATCAGGATTATGTTGAGTATCTGTATGGTGGGCATGCCTGTTCTATTCTTTCAAGTCTTGAGGAAAGCATCGGTAAAATCGATGATTTCCTCTCCTTTGAGAGAGTGTTCATGTATGGGGACATTGTATGCTCAGAAAAAGACCCATCTGGACAGATGGGAAAAGTGGTCAACGTCGAGATGACTGTTGAcctggaaaatatttatggaagCAAAATACGAGATGTTAACTCAAAAGATCTTCTGAAAATACGTTCCATTTCAGTTGGGGATTATGTAGTGATGGGCCCATGGCTTGGGAAAGTGGAAAAGATTGTCGATAAAATTACAGTTCTCTTTGATGATGGTGCAAAGTCTGATTTCTCAGCAGAAGGTTCAGAAAGACTCACACCTATTTCCCCTGATTTAGTTGAAGACCCACAATATCCTTTCTACCCGGGACAAAGGGTTCAAGTTCAGTCTGTATCTGCCTCCAGGTCAACCAACTGGTTATGCGGTATGAAAAGTGGCAAAAGAGAGCAAGGTACCATTTACGCTGTGGAGGCCGGAGTCGTGCATGTAGATTGGATTGGCTGTGGCAGTCTTGGTTGTGAAAAGATGCCCAGCCCTCCAAATTTGCAGGACTCAGAAAAGTTGACCTTGTTGTCTTGCTTCTCCCATGCAAAGTGGCAGCTTGGAGATTGCTGTGTACTTCCAGTTGCTGACTCTTTGCGACAAAGTATTCAAAGCTCACCTTCCTGTGGAACAATGGAAGAGGATAGGCAGCTAAACAAGGCATCTCAGAAAAGTAATAAGAGCTTAACTGTTCCGCAAGTTGCTGTAATTTCAAGGACAAGGACAAAAGTTGATGTTTTATGGCAGGATGGAAGCGTGGCTATTGGATTGGACTCAGATTCTGTTTTTCCTGTCAATATTGTGGACGCTCATGAGTTTTGGCCAGAGCAGTTTGTGCTTGAGAAGGGAATGGGTGATGAATCGTCTGTTCCCAGTCCAAAAAGGTGGGGTGTGGTGAGATGTGTTGACGCAAAGGAGCGAACTGTGAAGGTAAAATGGACAACATTTTCCTTGAATGAACCAAATAACTATAGGGTAGAGCAAAGTGAAGAAATTGTGAGTGCATATGAATTGATGGACCATCCAGACTACTCATACTGTTTGGGTGATGCGGTTTGCAAGTTTTGTGAGGATCAGCTTTTCAGTCTTGATGGAAAGAGTTTAAGTACACATATGTTTTCTGAGACTGGCATGGACTGCAACTCTGATCTTAAGAATGTTGATACTGGAAAAGATAATTTGGATATCCCTAGTTATGATCACTTATCTTGCAttggtattattgttggctTCAAAGATGGCGATATTGAAGTAAAATGGGCTACTGGTTTTACAAGCATG GTTGCACCCTTTGAGATCTACCGGATAGATAAATGTGAGGCTGCTGTTTCCATCACTGCACCCCATGCTGAAAATGCTGAGCCATCAGGTGTGGAGATGAATTCAAATGAAAGTCAACTTTCAAAGGATGAGGAAAAG GACTTGTTGAAGTTTGGTGGCAACAGTGAAAGTTGCAATGAGAGCTTGTGGGACTCTGGTTCCTGTTTGCTTTCTCGAACTGCTGTTGGCTTTTTCTCTAGTATCACCTCAAGTCTTTTTGGCTCCTTGAGCACATCACTGTTTGGTACATACCAAACTATATCAGAAGAAGGGCAGAAATCAAGGATTGTTGATGAGGAGGAAGTCATAGAAGTTAGCAATGTGAATGCAGGAATTCCTGCATTTGAGGTAGGAGACTTGAAGGCTTCACCTGAAATGGAGCTAAAGCAAGGACAGGAAACAACTGAGGGCCAAAAAGATGATGCTTTGCCGTCTTCCAGCAAGCTGCCTGAACATTTTCAACAGTTTGATGTGGTCACTGGTTTCTCAGACCACCATTTTGCAGATGGTGCTGGAAAGGCCCAGTTATCCCAG GTGAGAAGAGGTTGGCTGAAGAAGGTCCAGCAAGAGTGGAGCATTTTGAAACATGATCTTCCTG AGTCTATCTATGTACGCGTCTATGAGGACAGAACTGATTTGATTCGAGCAGCCATTATTGGTGCACCTGGGACTCCGTATCATGATGGACTGTTCTTCTTTGATATTTACCTACCTCCGGACTATCCTCATGAGCCACCT ATGGTCTACTATCACTCTGGCGGGCTTCGTGTCAATCCCAACTTGTATGAGTCAGGAAAGGTCTGTCTTAGTCTCTTAAATACATGGACGGGCTCTGGAAATGAAGTGTGGAACCCCAAAAGTTCCACGATTCTACAAGTTCTCCTCTCTCTTCAAGCTCTTGTGCTCAATGAAAAGCCTTATTTCAATGAGGCTGGATATGATGCGCAGATTGGAAAAGCTGATGGTGAAAAGAACTCAGTTAGCTACAACGAGAATGCTTTCCTTGTCACCTGCAAGTCCATGTTATACCTACTCCACAAGCCACCCAAG CATTTTGAGGCACTCATGGGAGAGCACTTCGGTAAAAGATGGAAACACATTTTGTTGGCTTGTAAGGCGTACATGGATGGTGCACCCGTTGGTTCTGCGTTTCAACCCAAAAATGAAGACGAAGAACCAATAAAAGGAAGCTCTACAGGGTTCAAGATTATGCTTGGCAAGCTTTACCCTAAACTCGTGGTGGCATTTTCTGACAAAGGCATCGATTGCACTCAGTTGTCCGATTAA